AGCGGCCGAAGCGCTGAAGATCACGGCCCGGGACCTGCGCGACCTCGGCCTGGCGGACGAGATCATTCCTGAACCGCTCGGCGGCGCGCACAACGACCCTGAGGGAACGGCCCAGACATTGAAGCATCATCTCCTCAAACACCTGAAGCAGTTGAACAAACTGTCCGCTGCCGAACGACTGAAAAAACGCTACGACAAATTCCGGTCGTACGGACAGTATCTGGAGAAGCAGGAACAGGCGGCCGCGTAGGAAAACCGTGCGCGAACCCGCCGACGGCGAGTAGCGGATCGTCTTCATGCTCTACCCCCTGACGTTTCATCCCGTTTTCAAGGAACGTGTCTGGGGTGGACGCGACCTCGATCGGCTTTACCAAAAGAATCTGCCGGCGAGCGTGCCGATTGGCGAGTCCTGGGAAATCACCGACCGGCCCGAAGGCGTGAGCGTGATCGCGAATGGTCCGCTTGCGGGCAAGGACCTGCGCTGGCTGATGGACCACCACGCCCGTGAACTGCTGGGGCCGGCCCATCCGCAAAGCGGGCGCTTTCCGCTGCTCATCAAGATCCTCGACGCGCGGGAAAAGCTGTCGTTACAGGTCCACCCGCCCGCGGCAGTGGCGGGCCGGCTCGGCGGCGAACCGAAAACGGAAATGTGGTACGTCGCCGACGCGCAGCCGGGCGCGGAGCTTTACGCGGGCCTGCGACGAGGTGTGACGCGTGGCGCGTTCGAGCGCAAGGTCCGCGACGGCACCGTTGCGGAATGCTTCCATCGCGTGGCGGTGAAGCCGGGCGATGTGATGTTTCTGCCGAGCGGCCGCGTCCACGCGATCGGCGCGGGCATCGTGATTTTTGAAATCCAGCAGAACTCGGACACGACCTACCGCGTGTTCGACTGGAACCGCGTGGGACTGAACGGCAAACCGCGCGAGCTGCATGTCGAGCAGTCATTGCAGTGCATTGATTTCAACGACTTCGAGCCGCCGCTGGTCAAGAGCGAAGTCGCCCGGGTCACAGCCGGCGTCGCCGAGACACGCGCACTGGTCAACCATCCGCTCTTCT
This portion of the Candidatus Angelobacter sp. genome encodes:
- a CDS encoding type I phosphomannose isomerase catalytic subunit codes for the protein MLYPLTFHPVFKERVWGGRDLDRLYQKNLPASVPIGESWEITDRPEGVSVIANGPLAGKDLRWLMDHHARELLGPAHPQSGRFPLLIKILDAREKLSLQVHPPAAVAGRLGGEPKTEMWYVADAQPGAELYAGLRRGVTRGAFERKVRDGTVAECFHRVAVKPGDVMFLPSGRVHAIGAGIVIFEIQQNSDTTYRVFDWNRVGLNGKPRELHVEQSLQCIDFNDFEPPLVKSEVARVTAGVAETRALVNHPLFSVAWTKVPGCERVEIRGAGAEIVGVLEGRLDVIHDDDDIRLTPGQFCLKPACMDRLTVESGPATQYLQIRPG